A genomic stretch from Malus domestica chromosome 15, GDT2T_hap1 includes:
- the LOC103400741 gene encoding zinc finger CCCH domain-containing protein 20: protein MMLGEPHRPNPTVHVPPWFLHDDSTAEVYSPFPLSGVSVSSDGNANGADFNGPYYLHEALTTLQRYLPSNETDLDSDSDISGRESDAPVDAYSCDHFRMFEFKVRRCARGRSHDWTECPYAHPGEKARRRDPRKYHYSGTACPDFRKGHCKKGDACEFAHGVFECWLHPSRYRTQPCKDGTSCKRRVCFFAHTPEQLRVLPQQSPRGGGNSLNSAESYDGSPLRQAMEAAAASCVKTMPFVSSPPQQSPEVSPPVSPMSRSLGSGSINEMVASLRNLQLGKVKSFPSSRNVQMGGSSGFGSPVSPGFGSPRGSMLRPGFSSLPSTPTRVPPRSGISYLDFCEESCEEEPAMERVESGRGLRAKMFEKLREENSLGRGDPGPNCSGAPDVAWVSELVQ from the coding sequence ATGATGCTCGGAGAACCGCACCGTCccaatccaacggtccacgTCCCTCCGTGGTTCCTACACGACGATTCCACGGCCGAGGTGTACTCACCGTTTCCCCTGAGCGGCGTCTCTGTTAGCTCCGACGGCAATGCAAACGGCGCCGACTTCAACGGCCCGTACTACCTCCACGAAGCCCTAACGACGCTCCAGCGCTACTTGCCTTCCAACGAGACCGACCTGGACTCCGACTCAGATATTTCCGGCCGCGAATCGGACGCGCCGGTCGACGCCTACTCCTGCGACCACTTCAGGATGTTCGAGTTCAAGGTCAGGAGGTGCGCACGTGGCCGGTCACATGACTGGACCGAGTGTCCGTACGCCCACCCGGGGGAGAAGGCCAGGCGCCGCGACCCGAGGAAGTATCACTATTCGGGTACGGCCTGCCCCGATTTCCGGAAGGGTCATTGCAAGAAGGGCGACGCGTGCGAGTTTGCGCACGGGGTTTTCGAGTGCTGGCTTCACCCGTCTCGCTACCGTACTCAGCCGTGCAAGGACGGCACCAGCTGCAAGCGGAGGGTTTGTTTCTTTGCTCACACGCCCGAGCAGCTTAGGGTTTTGCCTCAGCAGAGCCCCAGAGGCGGAGGCAACTCCCTCAACTCGGCCGAGTCGTATGACGGGTCGCCGCTGAGGCAGGCGATGGAGGCCGCTGCTGCTTCGTGTGTGAAAACTATGCCTTTCGTGTCCTCCCCGCCGCAACAGTCGCCGGAGGTGTCGCCGCCGGTATCTCCGATGAGCCGGTCTCTTGGGTCGGGCTCTATTAACGAAATGGTAGCTTCGCTTAGGAACTTGCAGCTCGGAAAGGTCAAGTCTTTTCCCTCTTCTCGGAATGTTCAGATGGGGGGATCTTCTGGGTTTGGGTCTCCAGTATCTCCGGGGTTCGGGTCACCACGCGGGTCCATGCTCCGACCCGGATTCTCCAGCCTGCCTTCAACACCGACCCGGGTCCCGCCCCGTTCCGGAATCAGTTATTTGGATTTCTGCGAGGAGAGTTGTGAGGAGGAGCCTGCAATGGAGAGGGTGGAGTCTGGAAGGGGGCTGAGAGCCAAGATGTTTGAGAAGCTGAGGGAGGAGAATTCATTGGGCCGGGGCGACCCGGGTCCGAATTGTTCGGGTGCTCCGGATGTTGCGTGGGTTTCTGAGCTGGTTCAGTGA
- the LOC103400742 gene encoding transcription factor MYB36-like: protein MGRAPCCDKSRVKKGPWSPEEDTTLKNYLHKHGTGGNWIALPTKAGLNRCGKSCRLRWLNYLRPDIKRGGFTEGEDNVICTLHGTIGSRWSIIASQLPGRTDNDIKNYWNTKLKKKLLATNNMNLATRDTVDTNLSQFSDSIPKTETLHDQGAPSCFDGTLPYLKDVSSGQSFDPCTQISPSNPMEVNGFETREGKSFSIISPSQEVSSLPTSSGLGLENNYSIWSGNEGVDNVSGVLMDYGFEPPNDDLLDGFGY from the exons ATGGGAAGAGCTCCATGCTGTGACAAATCCAGAGTGAAGAAAGGACCCTGGTCACCGGAAGAAGACACCACCCTCAAGAACTACCTCCACAAACATGGCACTGGTGGCAACTGGATTGCTCTACCGACCAAAGCAG GCCTCAATCGTTGCGGTAAGAGTTGTCGTTTGAGATGGCTAAACTATCTTAGGCCTGACATCAAGCGTGGAGGTTTTACTGAGGGAGAAGACAATGTTATTTGCACTCTCCATGGTACCATTGGAAGTAG GTGGTCTATTATAGCTTCTCAACTTCCAGGAAGAACTGACAATGATATTAAAAACTATTGGAACACCAAGTTGAAGAAAAAACTCTTGGCAACAAACAACATGAATTTGGCTACTAGAGACACCGTTGATACCAACTTGTCACAGTTTTCGGATTCGATTCCGAAAACTGAAACCCTACATGACCAGGGAGCACCATCTTGTTTTGATGGCACATTGCCATATCTAAAGGATGTAAGCTCGGGGCAAAGTTTTGATCCCTGCACTcaaatttctccttcaaaccCTATGGAAGTTAATGGTTTTGAGACTAGAGAAGGCAAGAGTTTCAGCATTATTTCACCATCTCAAGAAGTTTCAAGCCTTCCAACTTCATCTGGTTTGGGTTTGGAGAACAATTACAGCATCTGGTCTGGCAATGAAGGTGTCGATAATGTCAGTGGGGTTCTTATGGACTATGGATTTGAGCCTCCTAATGATGATCTTCTGGATGGCTTCGGTTATTAA